The bacterium genome includes the window CCGGGGACGAGGTCGAAGCGTGCGGAGGCCGGGTCAGACGCAGACTGAGCCGGACCGTCGTGCCCGACTCGGTGGCGTTGAGGTCAACGGTGTCGACGAGTCCCCGCATGATTTGCAGGCCGTGTCCCCGATCTTCTTGCCGTTCCGGCCGCCACCGGCCGTGGTCACATACCTCGACGACCAGACGGGCGTCTTCCCGCCACCCCCCAACATCGATCATCCCAGGAACGGCGCCATAGGCGTGTTCGATCGCGTTGTTGAGGGCCTCGCCGAGGGCCACCTCGAAGTTTGACGCTTGCTCCGGGGCGACGTCGTTCTCGGCGAGAAACCGCCGCAGGGCTTGCCGCACCACCCGCCCGGCAGCCGGGGTCGCTCGAATCGAGAGATCGAACCGGGTTCTGGCCTCCATGGACACCCCCATGGTGAGGATCGCGACGTCGTCGGGGGGATCGCTCCCCGGGATCATCCGGGCCAGGATGGCGCTCGCCGGGTCGGGGGAAGGGTTGCCGGCTTCCTCGCGCACGGCGGCGATGAGCGCGCGTTCTCCCTCCACCACGTTCCGTGTCGACTCGATCAACCCGTCCGTGTAGAGGACCAGGAGAGATCCACGCGGCACGGGAACGGTCCAGGCCGGCGGGATGTTTGGGGTCTCGACACCCAACGGCAGCCCGCCGCACGCGAGCGCTTCCACCCGGCTATCGGGCTGCGCCAGCAGCGGCGCGGGATGGCCGGCGGTCGAGTAGGTGAACGTCAGCAAGGTCGGATCGAAAATGCCGAAGACGGCCGTGGCCATGCCTTCGGCCTCATAGGTAAGATGCAGCACCCGTCCGGCGCGGTCGAGGACCATGACGGGGGAATGGAACTCCAGCGCCGCCGCGCGAATGGACTGCCGCAACTGCCCCATGATCACCGCGGCCTGGAGCCCCCGGCCCACGACGTCGCCCACGGAGAGCGCGACGCGCCCGTCCGGGAGCCGGAAGACATCGTACCAGTCGCCTCCGATTTCGGACTCCGAGACCCCGGGCACGTACGCCGCGTTGAGCGTCACGCCGGGCAGGTCGGGGAGCCCGGCCGGCAGAAACGCCCGCTGGAGCGTTTCCGCGACCCGATGCTCGTGCTCGTACAGTCGTGCCCGATCGATCGCCTGCGCACACTGCTGCGCCAGGCTCCGCAGAAACGCCCGATCTTCTTCGGGAAAGTCTCGCTGGTGTGGGAACACGAGGACCAAAACCCCGAGCACGCGCTCACCGAGCGCCAACGGAATCGCGGCGCGCGCCCCTTCTTGCGGTACCACGAACGCGTCGACCAAATGCGGGTACCGTTCGACCAAGGCGTCCTTTGAATGGAACCAGATCGGCTGGCCCGTCTTGACCGCGTCCGTCATCGGGGTGGAGGTCGAAATCGGGATGTTCCGCTGGCGGCGCATGACAGGCTTAGGAAATCCCACGTCGCGCACGACCACGAGCGTCGTGCCGTCCTCGCTCAGTAAGGACATCAGGCCGGCGCTCGCCCCCAGCGCGTGGACGCCCTGCTCGACGATCACATCGCCCACCTGGGACCGCGTCAACGCCCCAGAGAGGGCGGCCGTCATCGCCTGCAGGCGCGCCGTGCGGTCCGCGGCGTGCTCCGCGAACTCGCGGGCCTCCTGCTCTGCCTGATGGAGCACGGCATTGGCGAGGGCCAGCGCCGCGCGGCGCGCGATCTCTTCAGCCAGGGCCAGGTCCGTCGAATTGTAGCGGCGACCCGCTTGAGTCGAGACGAGCGTCAGGGCGCCCAGCATGCGCCCCCGCGCTACGAAAGGGACGACCATCGTCGATCCCAGGCCCAGGGCGCGCAGGACCTCCAGATGCCGGGCGTTTCGGGTCCCTCCCGCGAGGAGCACATCAGGGGTTTCCGGCCAGATCTCGGCCTGGCCGGTCCGGATGACCTTGTGGGCCCCTTGAGGAGCGCGCGGGTCCGGCGAATACCTGTCCTCGAGCTCGCCCGCGAGCCTCCCCTTGATAGGATCGGCGTGAAACACATGGCGCCGCACGAATCCCTGTCCTTCAACGAGATCGACCGCACACCAGTCGGCGAGCGCGGGGACGGCCAGCCTCGCGATGCTCGACAGCGTCGCCTCGACATCGAGCGACGTCGCAAGCAACCGGCTCGCTTCGGCGAGCAGCATCAGTTGGCGTCGTGCCGTCTCCGCCTCTGCGGTGGCCTGCACTTCGGCCGCGTACCGGCGGGCGAGCTCGACCGAACCGCTCAGCATCGCCGCGACTCTCTGGAGCAGTGGCAGCACCCCCCGTTCGAGCGCGTGCGCCTCAACTGCGTGCACCTCCAGGACGCCGAAGGTCCGGCCGTGCCAGCTCAACGGCACCGCCAGGCACGAACGCGCCGGCCCGACCCACGGGATCCCGGCCATCGCCCTGTCCTCCGTGTGGAACGATTGGCCGGTCTCCACAATCTGCGCGATCGGTCCCCGATCCCTGGCCACCCGCTGTCCCAGCACCTCCCCGGCGTGCGGACCGACCGCGGCGCGCACAATGTATCCATCGTCCTCGACGAGGACCATGGACCCGCCGCTGAATCGAATCAGCTGTCGGAGGGGCTCGAGCGCGACTGTGAGCACGCGGCCAAGGTCGGTCTCCCCCGCGATTGCCATCGCGATAGCGCTGAGGGCTTTCTCCTCGGCATGCGTCCGCCGCTGAAGCCTGAGCAACGCGTCGGACAGCCGCGCCTGGCGCTCCGCGGCCGCCCGCGACTGGCGCTCCGATTCGATCAGACCCGCGTTTCGCATCGCGACGCCCACACGCTCAGCGATCACGGACGCGATCCGGATCTCCTCGTCGTCCCACCGCCTGGGCGACCCCGAGCCGAGCGCCAAGATTCCTCTTGACGCTCCGGCGGCCGCAAAGGGAATGACGAGCGCGGTCACCACGCCGATCCGCGACCACGCGCCGGCCGTCCCCGTCTCCGAGGTGTCGGGCGAGACGATCACCGGGCCCTGAGCGGCGAGAATCTGTGCGAGGATCGGGGCGTCCTTCGGAACGGGCGCGGCCTCGAGTGCCGCCCGGAACTCGCCGGCCTTCGCGCGATCGCCGTGGGCGAGGGCCTCAATCACGACCTGTGGGTGTTCGGGATCGATCCGCGCGATGGCACACCATTCGCCAAGCTCCTCCGCGCAGCGGCCCGCGATCGCGGCGAACAGCGCGGAGAGGTCCTGCTTCGTGGCAAATTCCGCGGTGACGTCGACGACGAGCCGCAGGTATCGGTCGCGCCGGGCCGAGTCCGACCCCATGCTTCAGATCCCGAGGCGGCGGGGCACCCTAGGCTCCCCGCTCCGGCTCGGCCGGCGCGCGGAGGGATTCCACGGCTTGTTCAAGCGAGGCATACACGGGGATGACCTTTTCGAGCGCGGTAATCTCGATCACCTTCCGGACCATGCTCGTCGGATCCGCCAGCACCAACCGCTGCGCCCGCTGTTGAAACAGGCGATGCCCATCCAGAAGCGCCTTGATCCCGGTGGAGTCGATGTACGTAATTCCGCTCAGGGTCACGATGACAGGACGGCCGCCTTCGCTCATGGACCTGAGCATCGACAACAAGCTGGAGACGGTCGCGAGGTCGACCTCCCCAGCGGGATGGAGGACGACCGCCTCGCGCCGTTCCTCGGTCCTGAATGTCAGTGACGGCCAAGAGGGGTTGGCCCGTTCCGTCATCGTCGCCGCATCTCCAGACTCGCGTCTCCCCTGTCCCAGCTGGTGCCCGTCCCCCCGTCGCATAGCCGCACCGCTTGCCCTGGTATTATGCCCTGGACGGGCGGCCTCCTCCTCACGAGGCGCTCTGCACGGGGCACCAGTCGACCGAATGTTTCAACCCTACCGATCTGTGGGGATAGTAATTATTGGTGGCAATGCTGTGGCCAGGATCGGCATGCCGCGAACCGCTCTGGACCGGCCGCAGGTGCCGACCCCCTTGTTTCCACCGCCGTCGACTCCTGGACAGCGCCACCCAACTCGATAGATGAGGTCGTGCATGAGCGCGCGATGAACACGCTGGCCACGGTCGAAATCCAGCGGCACGGTGACATCTCCTTGGTGCAGGTGCGGGGAGAGATCGACACGTCGAATGTCCGCGAGGTTGCGGACGTCCTCGAGGCGGAGGGGCCGCGCACGGGAGCGGACCTGGTGGTCGATCTCTCCTCTGTCACCTATCTGAACAGCGCCACCGTGAAGCTGCTCTTCGAGCTGGCCGAGGAGCTGCGCGAGCGCCAGCGGCAACTGCGCCTGGTGATGAACGAGACGGCGCCCATGCGGGGACTGCTGCTCATGCTCGGGTTTGACCACGTCGTGCCCGTCCACACCAGGCTCGAAGACGCCCTCGCGGAGATGCGGGCCGGCCCCACAGCCGGAGGGGATGATGACGCGGACCCTCACTGAGCCGGCGGCGGAATCGATTGACGTCACGATCCCCGCGAAAGCGGAGTACGTGAGCATCGCGCGGCTGGCCGCCGCCGCCGTGGCGGCGCGCCAGGCGTTCACGTACGACGAGATCGAGGATCTCAAGATCGCCGTGTCCGAAGCCTGCAACGCCCTCATCGCGGCGCCGAAAACCCAGAGGAGAGTCCCCCTCCGCCTCCGCTTCCTCCAGGAGACCGATGCGCTGGTGATCCGGGTCGAGGCCCGGGGAACAGCGCTGGAGTTGGACATGAGAGCGAACGGCGAACCTCGGCCTCTCGATGAACGTCTGCTGGGGATTTTCTTGATGCAGTGTCTCGTCGATGAGGTCGACATCCGCCACACCGGGGACCTCGCCAGCGTCGTGCTCCGGTTGGCGAAGCGACGGCAGGAGGGATTCCATGCCGGCCCGCCGCCTGCTGAGCAAGACTGAAACACGCGAGCTCTTCCATCGGCTGCGCGAAACCCAAGATACCTCGGCACGCGAAGCGCTGATTCTGGCGCACCAACGCCTGGCCATCTACCTGGCCAGGAAGTTCGGCGATCGAGGGGAGCCTCTCGACGACATCGTGCAGGTCGCCCGGATCGGCCTGATCAAAGCGGTCGACCGCTACGACCCGGCGCGCGGCATCGAGTTCACGACCTATGCCACGCCGACGATCTTGGGCGAGATCAAGCGGTATTTTCGGGACAAGCTGTGGCCGCTCCACGTCCCGCGGCGCCTCCGCGAGCTCAACTACGCGCTCATGCGTTCGGTCGAGGAGTTGTCCCAGCGCCTGGGCCGGTCGCCCACGATCACCGAGTTGGCCGAAGAGGCGGGGATGCCGTTCGACGCCGTGATCGAAGCGCTTGAAGCCGGCAAGGCCTACAGCCCGATCTCCTTCGATGGAGAAGGAGCGGAGGACATTGATCAAGAACGAGCGACCTCGCTGGCGGACATGATCGGGGAACTCGATGCGACGATCGAGCAGTGGGAAGACCGGGACGCCCTCGAGTATGCGCTGCGAAGGCTCCCCGACCGGATGCGAGAGATCGTTCGGTTGCGGTTCTATGAGCACTTCTCGCAGGCCGAGATCGGACGCAGGCTCGACATCTCGCAAATGCACGTCTCGCGGAAGCTCCGAGAAGCGCTGGGGCGCCTGCGATCGTTGATTGGGAACTGACACACAGATGCCTCGTGAGTGAAACCGGACGGTTCGACATCCAGCACCGCGGGCGCGCGACGATCATCGAGGTCGCCGGAGACCTCGACATCAGCAACGCCGGCCGGTTCGAGGCGGCGCTGGAGCTGGCCCTGGGGTCCAATCACCAAACCGTCGTGGTGTCGCTTGCCCAGGCGTCCTACTTCGACAGCATCGGGCTCCACTCGCTACTGCGGTTTGCGGAACGGCTGGCGACGACGCGGCGCCGGTTCGTCGTGGTTGCCTCGCGCGGCTCCACCCCGCGCCGAGTCCTGGAGATCGCGGGCGTCGCCACGAGCTACCTGCTGTTCGACTCTGTCGACGACGCGTTGCAATCGCTCGCCTGAACCCGGTCCCCCAAAAAAGCGGTGCGGGGGAGGGCATCCCGCTCTCCCCCGCGGCCACAGATCCGAGGATCTGCCGGGCTATTGGCCCTGCTGCTTTACGACTCGCGTCGCCTCGGCATACGTGACCCACTGCCCCGTCGCCTGATGCATGAGATACCGGAGATAGCCTGCGAGCGACATGAAATCCGCCTCAGCCGAGAAGGGCTTGAGGTTGGACACGGTCGGCACCTGTCCGGGCGACGGCTGCGACGGTGGGGTTGTTTGGGCCAACGCGACGCCGGACAAGACTGCCACGAGCGCGACCACGCTCACGATCGATGCGAACGCCTTTCGCATGTGAATCTCACCCCTTTCACAGTCGTGTGCCATGAGGCACGGGCTATATTTTCCCCGCCGCCTGCCTGCTTAAACGCGCCCGCCGAATCCTACACCACGAAGGAGGAGGTCACCGGCCTCACACTCGAACAGCACCGAGAGGATCGCTGAGGAGGACGCGACGATGCCGGTGCGAGAGGCTCCGCTATTTATCGGCGGCCGCTGGGTCGACGGCCAGGCCGGCACGTTCGAAGTGCTCAACCCCGCCACGTCGGAGCCGATCGCCGTCGTCCCCAACGGGGGCGCCGACCAGGCGCGGGCGGCAGTGGAGGCCGCCGCCAACGCCTTCCCCACGTGGGCGGCGATGACAGCCCTCGAGCGTGGGGCCATCCTCCTCCGAGCGCGGGACATCCTCACCGCGAAGCTCGACGCG containing:
- a CDS encoding GAF domain-containing protein, which encodes MGSDSARRDRYLRLVVDVTAEFATKQDLSALFAAIAGRCAEELGEWCAIARIDPEHPQVVIEALAHGDRAKAGEFRAALEAAPVPKDAPILAQILAAQGPVIVSPDTSETGTAGAWSRIGVVTALVIPFAAAGASRGILALGSGSPRRWDDEEIRIASVIAERVGVAMRNAGLIESERQSRAAAERQARLSDALLRLQRRTHAEEKALSAIAMAIAGETDLGRVLTVALEPLRQLIRFSGGSMVLVEDDGYIVRAAVGPHAGEVLGQRVARDRGPIAQIVETGQSFHTEDRAMAGIPWVGPARSCLAVPLSWHGRTFGVLEVHAVEAHALERGVLPLLQRVAAMLSGSVELARRYAAEVQATAEAETARRQLMLLAEASRLLATSLDVEATLSSIARLAVPALADWCAVDLVEGQGFVRRHVFHADPIKGRLAGELEDRYSPDPRAPQGAHKVIRTGQAEIWPETPDVLLAGGTRNARHLEVLRALGLGSTMVVPFVARGRMLGALTLVSTQAGRRYNSTDLALAEEIARRAALALANAVLHQAEQEAREFAEHAADRTARLQAMTAALSGALTRSQVGDVIVEQGVHALGASAGLMSLLSEDGTTLVVVRDVGFPKPVMRRQRNIPISTSTPMTDAVKTGQPIWFHSKDALVERYPHLVDAFVVPQEGARAAIPLALGERVLGVLVLVFPHQRDFPEEDRAFLRSLAQQCAQAIDRARLYEHEHRVAETLQRAFLPAGLPDLPGVTLNAAYVPGVSESEIGGDWYDVFRLPDGRVALSVGDVVGRGLQAAVIMGQLRQSIRAAALEFHSPVMVLDRAGRVLHLTYEAEGMATAVFGIFDPTLLTFTYSTAGHPAPLLAQPDSRVEALACGGLPLGVETPNIPPAWTVPVPRGSLLVLYTDGLIESTRNVVEGERALIAAVREEAGNPSPDPASAILARMIPGSDPPDDVAILTMGVSMEARTRFDLSIRATPAAGRVVRQALRRFLAENDVAPEQASNFEVALGEALNNAIEHAYGAVPGMIDVGGWREDARLVVEVCDHGRWRPERQEDRGHGLQIMRGLVDTVDLNATESGTTVRLSLRLTRPPHASTSSP
- a CDS encoding STAS domain-containing protein; its protein translation is MTERANPSWPSLTFRTEERREAVVLHPAGEVDLATVSSLLSMLRSMSEGGRPVIVTLSGITYIDSTGIKALLDGHRLFQQRAQRLVLADPTSMVRKVIEITALEKVIPVYASLEQAVESLRAPAEPERGA
- a CDS encoding STAS domain-containing protein is translated as MNTLATVEIQRHGDISLVQVRGEIDTSNVREVADVLEAEGPRTGADLVVDLSSVTYLNSATVKLLFELAEELRERQRQLRLVMNETAPMRGLLLMLGFDHVVPVHTRLEDALAEMRAGPTAGGDDDADPH
- a CDS encoding ATP-binding protein, producing the protein MTRTLTEPAAESIDVTIPAKAEYVSIARLAAAAVAARQAFTYDEIEDLKIAVSEACNALIAAPKTQRRVPLRLRFLQETDALVIRVEARGTALELDMRANGEPRPLDERLLGIFLMQCLVDEVDIRHTGDLASVVLRLAKRRQEGFHAGPPPAEQD
- a CDS encoding SigB/SigF/SigG family RNA polymerase sigma factor, whose translation is MPARRLLSKTETRELFHRLRETQDTSAREALILAHQRLAIYLARKFGDRGEPLDDIVQVARIGLIKAVDRYDPARGIEFTTYATPTILGEIKRYFRDKLWPLHVPRRLRELNYALMRSVEELSQRLGRSPTITELAEEAGMPFDAVIEALEAGKAYSPISFDGEGAEDIDQERATSLADMIGELDATIEQWEDRDALEYALRRLPDRMREIVRLRFYEHFSQAEIGRRLDISQMHVSRKLREALGRLRSLIGN
- a CDS encoding STAS domain-containing protein, whose translation is MSETGRFDIQHRGRATIIEVAGDLDISNAGRFEAALELALGSNHQTVVVSLAQASYFDSIGLHSLLRFAERLATTRRRFVVVASRGSTPRRVLEIAGVATSYLLFDSVDDALQSLA